Proteins from a genomic interval of Croceicoccus naphthovorans:
- a CDS encoding DEAD/DEAH box helicase has product MNFDDLGLSQPVLQALSVQGYTTPTPIQQQAIPLILEGRDIMGIAQTGTGKTAAFTLPSIDNLRKSDRGAPKKSCRMLVLAPTRELAGQIAKSAQEYGALSGLSVAFIVGGTSVGKDRQKLARGVDILVATPGRLVDLVDQRALTLHGVETLVLDEADQMLDLGFIHALRKIVSWLPKERQTLLFSATMPKSIRDLASNYLNNPAQVSVAPQSTTAEKVDQYVCFVSQPEKQALLTMSLRKGLQSGEMDRVLVFTRTKHGADRVVKKLAQQGIEANAIHGNKSQPQRERALGEFRKGKVRVLVATDIAARGIDIPGVSHVFNFELPNVAEQYVHRIGRTARAGATGMAIAFCASDERDYLRDIQRLTKVTLTQVPLPDSFRQEVERVGADPVRGPRPEGLSGRPRGRNPNAKITPRDGKPRRDSRGQQQRREDGEQRREGGEQRREGGRGRPEGGQPRRDGGKRHNAGGQPPKRNRGPRGGSQGRGPARSQG; this is encoded by the coding sequence ATGAATTTTGATGATCTCGGGCTATCGCAGCCCGTCCTGCAGGCGTTGTCCGTGCAGGGTTACACCACGCCCACCCCGATCCAGCAGCAGGCGATCCCGCTGATCCTGGAAGGCCGCGATATCATGGGCATCGCCCAGACCGGCACGGGCAAGACGGCAGCGTTCACGCTGCCTTCCATTGACAACCTGCGCAAATCGGATCGCGGTGCGCCCAAGAAATCGTGCCGTATGCTGGTGCTGGCCCCGACCCGCGAACTGGCGGGGCAGATTGCCAAGTCCGCACAGGAATATGGCGCATTGTCGGGCCTTTCGGTCGCTTTCATCGTCGGCGGCACATCTGTCGGCAAGGATCGGCAGAAGCTGGCGCGCGGCGTCGACATTCTCGTCGCCACGCCGGGGCGTCTGGTCGATCTCGTCGATCAGCGCGCCTTGACCTTGCACGGCGTCGAGACGCTGGTGCTGGACGAGGCGGACCAGATGCTCGACCTCGGCTTCATCCATGCGCTGCGCAAGATCGTGTCGTGGTTGCCGAAGGAACGTCAGACGCTGTTGTTTTCGGCCACGATGCCGAAGTCGATCCGCGATCTGGCGTCGAACTACCTGAACAACCCGGCGCAGGTGTCGGTCGCGCCGCAGTCGACCACCGCGGAAAAGGTGGATCAGTACGTCTGCTTCGTCAGCCAGCCGGAAAAGCAGGCTCTGCTGACGATGTCGCTGCGTAAAGGTCTGCAATCGGGCGAGATGGACCGCGTTCTGGTCTTCACCCGTACCAAGCACGGCGCCGACCGCGTCGTGAAAAAACTGGCCCAGCAGGGGATCGAGGCGAACGCCATCCACGGCAACAAGAGCCAGCCGCAACGCGAACGCGCGCTGGGTGAGTTCCGCAAGGGCAAGGTTCGCGTGCTGGTCGCCACCGACATCGCGGCGCGCGGGATCGACATTCCGGGCGTCAGCCACGTGTTCAACTTCGAACTGCCGAATGTGGCCGAACAATACGTCCACCGCATCGGCCGCACCGCGCGCGCCGGGGCGACGGGCATGGCCATCGCGTTCTGCGCCAGTGACGAGCGGGATTACCTGCGCGACATTCAGCGCCTCACCAAGGTGACGTTGACGCAGGTTCCGCTGCCGGATTCGTTCCGTCAGGAGGTTGAGCGCGTAGGCGCAGACCCTGTGCGCGGTCCGCGTCCCGAGGGTCTGTCGGGCCGTCCGCGCGGGCGCAATCCCAATGCCAAGATCACGCCGCGCGACGGCAAGCCCCGTCGCGACAGTCGAGGACAGCAGCAGCGTCGCGAAGATGGCGAACAGCGCCGTGAGGGTGGAGAGCAGCGCCGCGAAGGCGGGCGCGGTCGCCCTGAGGGCGGCCAGCCCCGTCGCGACGGCGGCAAGCGGCATAATGCCGGTGGCCAACCACCCAAGCGCAATCGCGGCCCGCGCGGCGGTAGCCAAGGGCGCGGTCCTGCCCGTTCGCAGGGCTGA
- the gor gene encoding glutathione-disulfide reductase gives MSDYDYDLFVIGAGSGGVRAARVAASYGAKVAVAEEHRVGGTCVIRGCVPKKLLVYGSHFAEDLEDAANYGWSFENPRFDWPRLRDHVLSDVDRLNGLYEKTLESHGVERVMERATITGPHGIKLASGKEVTAKTILVAVGGWPFVPEFEGSDLCITSNEVFHLKEFPKRVVIAGAGYIALEFAGIFNALGAHVTVVNRSNVILRGYDESLRDRLLQITMSRGIEYKFHCPFQKIARREDGALDVHLEGQDPLIADQVLVATGRRPKTDGLGLETAGIQLKDNGAIPVDEYAKTSCDSIYAVGDVTDRIQLTPVAIREGQAFADTVFGDKPTTVDYDCVPSAVFSQPPLAGVGLTEGEARNTYGNIKVYSSDFRPMKNVFAERAERGLYKLICEEPTGRVLGLHMIGPDAPEILQAAAIAVKAGLTKQDFDNTVALHPSMAEELVLLR, from the coding sequence ATGTCCGACTACGACTACGACCTTTTCGTCATCGGTGCCGGTTCGGGCGGTGTGCGCGCGGCGCGGGTGGCGGCGTCTTACGGGGCGAAGGTTGCGGTGGCGGAAGAACATCGCGTCGGCGGAACGTGCGTCATTCGCGGGTGCGTGCCGAAAAAGCTGCTGGTTTACGGCAGCCACTTTGCCGAAGACCTTGAAGATGCGGCCAACTATGGCTGGTCGTTCGAGAACCCTCGGTTCGACTGGCCGCGGCTGCGCGATCACGTGCTGAGCGATGTCGATCGGCTGAACGGCCTGTATGAAAAGACGCTGGAAAGCCACGGGGTGGAGCGGGTGATGGAACGCGCCACAATCACCGGGCCGCACGGGATCAAGCTGGCTTCGGGCAAGGAAGTGACGGCGAAGACGATCCTCGTTGCCGTGGGCGGCTGGCCTTTCGTGCCGGAGTTTGAGGGGTCGGACCTGTGCATCACCTCGAACGAAGTGTTCCACCTGAAAGAATTCCCCAAGCGCGTGGTGATCGCGGGCGCGGGCTATATCGCGCTGGAGTTTGCGGGGATTTTCAACGCGCTTGGCGCGCATGTGACGGTGGTGAACCGGTCGAACGTGATTCTGCGCGGCTATGACGAAAGCCTGCGCGATCGCCTGTTGCAGATCACGATGAGCCGGGGGATCGAGTACAAGTTTCACTGCCCGTTCCAGAAGATCGCCCGGCGCGAAGACGGTGCGCTGGATGTGCATCTGGAGGGGCAGGACCCGCTGATCGCGGACCAGGTGCTGGTCGCGACGGGCCGTCGGCCCAAGACCGACGGTCTGGGGCTGGAGACCGCAGGCATCCAGTTGAAAGACAACGGCGCGATCCCCGTAGACGAATACGCGAAGACCAGCTGCGACAGCATCTACGCCGTGGGCGACGTGACCGATCGCATTCAGCTGACCCCGGTTGCCATCCGCGAAGGGCAGGCCTTTGCCGATACGGTGTTCGGCGACAAGCCGACGACGGTCGATTACGATTGCGTGCCCAGCGCGGTGTTCTCTCAGCCGCCACTCGCGGGCGTCGGCCTGACCGAGGGCGAGGCACGCAACACTTATGGCAACATCAAGGTCTATTCCTCGGACTTCCGCCCGATGAAGAACGTGTTTGCCGAACGGGCAGAGCGCGGGCTGTACAAGCTGATCTGCGAGGAACCGACCGGCAGGGTGCTGGGCCTGCACATGATCGGGCCGGACGCACCCGAAATACTGCAAGCCGCCGCCATCGCGGTCAAGGCCGGTCTGACCAAGCAGGACTTCGACAATACCGTCGCGCTGCACCCGTCCATGGCCGAGGAACTCGTCCTGCTGCGGTGA
- a CDS encoding helix-turn-helix domain-containing protein — translation MYRAPHQDWTVADLTSEARMSRSAFASRFSDILHETPAACRLDLRMRRSVELIAKAVSLQQVSKAVGFSAGFGFR, via the coding sequence ATGTACCGCGCGCCGCACCAAGACTGGACCGTCGCCGACCTTACGTCGGAGGCGCGGATGTCGCGATCGGCCTTTGCTTCTCGTTTTTCGGATATTTTGCACGAAACGCCGGCAGCCTGTCGGCTCGATCTGCGCATGCGCCGTTCGGTAGAGCTGATTGCCAAAGCGGTGTCGCTGCAACAGGTCAGCAAGGCGGTGGGTTTCTCTGCGGGGTTCGGCTTTCGCTAG
- a CDS encoding helix-turn-helix domain-containing protein, which produces MARRLFVERGYDNTTVRRIGRDANVGLGTVFAEVADKRALLFLCFNAELQTVLDGALKKSSAT; this is translated from the coding sequence GTGGCGCGGCGGCTGTTCGTGGAACGCGGGTACGACAATACGACCGTGCGCAGAATTGGGCGCGATGCAAACGTTGGGCTGGGCACGGTGTTCGCCGAAGTCGCGGACAAGCGCGCCTTGCTGTTCCTGTGCTTCAATGCCGAACTTCAGACGGTACTGGACGGAGCGCTGAAGAAGTCGTCCGCAACCTGA
- a CDS encoding formylglycine-generating enzyme family protein encodes MTVVPGGTFTMGSDRFYPEERPTRQVCVDSFYMDEAPVTNAEFSRFVAETGHVTFAEIAPDPRDYPDMPPEMAQPGSAVFRPTPYPVDTSDPSQWWRFEFGADWRHPYGPDSSIDGLEDHPVVHVAFDDAKAYAKWAGKTLPTEAEWERAARGGLECVEYAWGEELSPGGRIMAKTWQGLFPSQNLATDGWHRTAPVRSYDANGFGLYDMIGNVWEWTTDWYAMPQVEKKRGSCCIPANPRGPRKHDSFDPASPARIPRKVLKGGSHLCAPNYCQRYRPAARHPEPIDTTTSHVGFRCIVRRPT; translated from the coding sequence ATGACGGTGGTGCCCGGCGGCACGTTCACGATGGGGTCGGACCGGTTCTATCCCGAAGAACGCCCGACGCGTCAGGTGTGCGTCGATTCCTTTTACATGGATGAAGCGCCGGTCACGAATGCGGAATTCTCCCGCTTCGTTGCGGAAACCGGCCACGTCACTTTTGCCGAGATTGCCCCCGATCCGCGCGACTATCCCGATATGCCGCCCGAAATGGCGCAGCCCGGATCGGCGGTGTTTCGCCCGACGCCCTATCCCGTCGACACGTCGGACCCATCGCAGTGGTGGCGTTTCGAGTTCGGCGCGGACTGGCGGCATCCCTACGGCCCGGACAGTTCGATCGATGGACTGGAGGACCACCCCGTCGTTCATGTCGCGTTCGACGATGCCAAGGCCTATGCCAAGTGGGCGGGCAAGACCTTGCCGACGGAGGCGGAGTGGGAGCGCGCCGCGCGCGGCGGGCTGGAATGCGTCGAATACGCGTGGGGCGAAGAGCTGTCGCCGGGCGGTCGGATCATGGCCAAGACTTGGCAGGGCCTGTTTCCATCGCAGAATCTGGCGACCGACGGCTGGCACCGCACCGCGCCCGTCCGCAGCTACGATGCCAACGGGTTCGGCCTTTACGACATGATCGGCAACGTCTGGGAATGGACAACCGACTGGTACGCGATGCCGCAGGTCGAGAAAAAGCGCGGCAGTTGCTGCATCCCCGCCAATCCGCGCGGCCCGCGCAAGCATGACAGTTTCGACCCCGCCTCTCCCGCGCGCATTCCGCGCAAGGTGTTGAAAGGCGGATCGCACCTATGCGCGCCGAACTATTGCCAGCGCTATCGCCCCGCGGCGCGTCATCCCGAACCGATCGACACTACGACCAGCCATGTCGGCTTTCGCTGCATCGTCAGGAGACCGACCTAG
- a CDS encoding fumarylacetoacetate hydrolase family protein, with the protein MGDALDCVFGYLVINDVSARDRQFHSPTFTMGKPFDTHGPIVPYLVTADEIADPQALTVRCIVNGEVRQEGNTPDTIHKIADQTTYLSTAFTLEPNDIIATGTPKGVGVTMDPPQFLQSGDVRGRGHRRHREQSRLSNAATGNKARFDPAELRIRPGLFRIRVPAFDICRNPVCNLRRSPSSAPPNS; encoded by the coding sequence TTGGGCGACGCGCTCGATTGCGTCTTTGGCTATCTGGTCATCAACGACGTCTCTGCCCGCGACCGGCAGTTTCATTCCCCGACCTTCACGATGGGTAAGCCGTTCGACACCCACGGTCCGATTGTCCCTTACCTTGTGACCGCGGACGAGATTGCCGATCCGCAGGCGCTGACCGTTCGCTGCATCGTCAATGGCGAGGTGCGGCAGGAAGGCAATACGCCCGACACGATCCACAAGATCGCAGACCAGACCACCTATCTGTCGACGGCCTTCACGCTGGAGCCGAACGACATCATCGCCACCGGCACGCCCAAAGGCGTCGGCGTCACGATGGACCCGCCGCAGTTTCTGCAGTCGGGCGACGTGCGAGGTCGAGGGCATCGGCGCCATCGAGAACAAAGTCGCCTGAGCAACGCAGCAACCGGCAACAAGGCCCGGTTCGATCCTGCGGAATTGCGGATCAGGCCGGGCCTTTTTCGTATTCGAGTTCCTGCATTCGACATTTGCCGCAACCCAGTATGTAATTTGCGCCGATCCCCCAGTTCTGCGCCCCCAAATTCGTAA
- a CDS encoding TadE/TadG family type IV pilus assembly protein: MKKPACLWGGHCVKALRRGWHDQSGSVIVEAAFALPLMITVLLGLVSYGSWFLTAHNVQSAANDAARAALSGLDNAERIRLVSGSIERSVLNGTSLDPSRVDVTTTLDGAYYTVTVRYDGSDTLIDPTSLLPFPSSTIERSAIVRLAAI; this comes from the coding sequence ATGAAGAAGCCCGCATGCCTTTGGGGGGGCCATTGCGTCAAAGCCCTGCGCCGCGGCTGGCATGACCAGTCGGGGTCGGTGATTGTCGAGGCCGCGTTCGCGCTGCCCTTGATGATCACCGTGCTGCTTGGCCTCGTCAGCTATGGTAGCTGGTTCCTGACTGCGCACAACGTGCAGTCGGCGGCCAACGATGCGGCCCGCGCGGCTCTGTCGGGGCTCGACAATGCAGAGCGCATTCGCCTTGTCAGCGGCAGTATCGAACGCAGCGTGCTGAACGGCACTTCGCTCGATCCGTCGCGCGTCGACGTCACAACCACGCTCGACGGGGCCTATTACACGGTGACGGTGCGCTACGATGGCAGCGATACGCTGATCGACCCGACCTCGCTGCTGCCCTTTCCCTCCAGCACGATAGAGCGATCCGCTATCGTGCGGCTTGCGGCCATCTGA
- a CDS encoding pilus assembly protein TadG-related protein — MIRSFSRQFLHDECGSVSAITLAGGSMMIGACAFAVDLGMVYLAKRDLQNAADAAAVTAVSTMDTGSAAGVAELIEKRGDEDITVESIEPGKYARLASVDLDDRFTADNVSPTAARVTLSRPVPLYFAQVFSGKETTTVMATATAARLDRAAFQVGSRLGALSGGVPNALLSALAGEDLQLTVNDFSSLEGTTIDVLDFADAVRDKADLSGETYGEVFAEEMPLNEVIEALAGATPQDSTKTLVLSLAEKMGTQTVTLADMIDLGPYAQTDFNEGTGKITVDAATLLRGAIEYASEDGYDVQTNLTIAGVSNTKLRLVGGNPVATSPLMTVTDSDDVVLRTGRIRLYLETNVAASISGIASMKVPLYAELASAEAKLSDIQCAGTTGDGVTLAVTPSIGTVALASADADDIGDLTDEPALEYATLANIVGVKVQGKAVLELGGTEAKSVHFSKAEIAAKTTKSVATDDAVTALASSLIDDVSLQVTTGGLNLTPTSLIQSQAATALLAVAPTLDSVINTATRTMGVRLGIADTRVNAMNCGLPTLVA, encoded by the coding sequence ATGATCCGTTCGTTCAGCCGACAGTTCCTGCACGACGAATGCGGCTCGGTCAGCGCGATCACGCTGGCCGGCGGTTCGATGATGATCGGCGCCTGCGCCTTCGCGGTGGACCTTGGCATGGTCTATCTGGCCAAGCGCGATTTGCAGAACGCCGCCGATGCCGCCGCCGTCACCGCCGTCAGTACGATGGACACCGGATCGGCGGCCGGTGTCGCCGAACTGATCGAAAAGCGCGGGGACGAGGACATCACGGTCGAAAGCATCGAGCCGGGCAAATATGCGCGGCTGGCCAGCGTCGATCTGGACGATCGCTTCACAGCTGACAACGTCTCGCCCACCGCTGCGCGGGTCACGTTGTCGAGGCCCGTCCCGCTCTATTTCGCGCAGGTCTTTTCCGGCAAGGAAACCACCACCGTCATGGCCACCGCCACCGCCGCACGGCTGGATCGGGCCGCGTTTCAGGTCGGCTCGCGGCTCGGCGCTCTGTCGGGCGGGGTGCCCAATGCGCTACTGTCGGCGCTAGCGGGCGAGGACCTGCAACTGACCGTCAACGATTTCAGCAGCCTTGAAGGCACCACCATCGACGTCCTCGATTTCGCCGACGCCGTACGCGACAAGGCGGACCTGAGCGGTGAGACCTATGGCGAGGTGTTCGCCGAGGAGATGCCGCTGAACGAGGTGATAGAGGCGCTGGCCGGCGCCACGCCGCAGGACAGCACCAAGACGCTGGTGCTTTCCCTGGCCGAGAAAATGGGCACGCAGACGGTGACGCTGGCCGACATGATCGACCTTGGCCCCTATGCGCAGACCGATTTCAACGAAGGCACCGGCAAGATCACCGTAGATGCCGCCACTCTGCTGCGCGGCGCGATCGAGTATGCGTCCGAGGATGGCTATGACGTTCAGACCAACCTGACCATTGCGGGCGTCAGCAATACGAAGCTGCGGCTGGTCGGCGGCAATCCGGTGGCGACATCGCCGTTGATGACCGTGACGGACAGCGACGACGTGGTCCTGCGCACCGGGCGCATCCGGCTCTATCTGGAAACCAACGTTGCCGCCTCTATCTCCGGCATCGCGTCGATGAAGGTGCCGCTCTACGCCGAACTGGCCTCTGCCGAAGCGAAGTTGAGCGATATCCAATGTGCCGGGACGACCGGCGACGGGGTGACGCTGGCCGTCACGCCCTCCATCGGCACCGTCGCGCTCGCCAGCGCGGATGCAGACGACATCGGCGACCTGACCGACGAACCCGCGCTGGAATACGCGACCCTGGCCAACATCGTGGGGGTAAAGGTTCAGGGCAAGGCGGTGCTGGAACTGGGCGGGACAGAGGCGAAGTCGGTACACTTTTCCAAGGCAGAGATCGCGGCGAAGACCACCAAGTCGGTTGCGACCGACGATGCGGTAACGGCGCTCGCCTCTTCGCTGATTGACGATGTCAGCCTGCAGGTCACGACCGGGGGCCTGAACCTTACGCCGACATCCTTGATCCAGTCGCAGGCGGCGACGGCGCTGCTGGCGGTGGCGCCCACGCTGGACTCGGTCATCAACACCGCGACCCGCACGATGGGCGTACGCCTCGGCATCGCCGATACGCGGGTCAACGCGATGAACTGCGGCTTGCCGACACTGGTCGCATAA
- a CDS encoding cold-shock protein — MSKTGTVKFFNEDKGYGFIQPDDGSEDSFVHISAVQAAGMQTLDKDQRLNYEVEQGRNGKASAVNLSTAD; from the coding sequence ATGTCTAAGACTGGCACCGTAAAATTCTTCAACGAAGACAAGGGCTATGGCTTCATCCAGCCGGACGACGGCTCGGAAGACAGCTTTGTTCACATCTCCGCGGTTCAGGCCGCCGGCATGCAGACCCTCGATAAGGACCAGCGCCTTAACTACGAAGTCGAGCAGGGCCGCAACGGCAAGGCCAGCGCGGTGAATCTGTCGACCGCCGACTAA
- the pgi gene encoding glucose-6-phosphate isomerase, producing MHDTAACWTALEQTGMETLEDLFAGDADRVGRYSGTLSIPEGGDVLFDWSKTHLSPAIVDGFEALAKAAGFDAAREVLLTGGIANPTEGRAAEHTAQRGIGADESVAEADAFHMRMRGLVEAIREGVFGPIKHLIHIGIGGSALGPALAIDALARPTADFRAQIDVQVVSNIDGNALEAAFEVCDPATTMIAVASKTFTTTETMTNAASAIQWLEESGVSDPYGRVVALTASPDKAVEWGVDETRVLPFSESVGGRYSLWSSIGFPVALALGWDDFAAFLEGALTVDRHFADTDGAENLCLRAAFADLMYVQLRGCQTRAVFAYDERLGLFPDYLQQLEMESNGKSVLADGSPLSRQSAPITWGGVGTDAQHAVFQLLHQGTIEVPVDFLAVKQPGHDLDPEHHAILLTNCFAQGAALMAGKAAEPGDPLGGARAYPGNRPSATILCEVLTPATLGALIAFHEHRTFCSAVLLGINPFDQYGVELGKQIAKEIVSNGGSGFDASTEALLKAAGLKG from the coding sequence ATGCATGATACCGCCGCTTGCTGGACCGCCCTTGAACAGACCGGGATGGAGACGCTGGAGGACCTGTTTGCTGGCGATGCCGACCGCGTGGGGCGCTATTCCGGCACGCTTTCGATTCCAGAGGGCGGGGACGTGTTGTTCGACTGGTCGAAAACGCACCTGTCGCCCGCGATTGTCGACGGTTTTGAGGCTCTGGCCAAGGCCGCCGGGTTCGACGCGGCGCGCGAGGTGCTGCTGACCGGCGGGATCGCCAACCCCACCGAAGGCCGCGCCGCCGAACACACCGCCCAGCGCGGGATCGGCGCGGATGAGAGCGTGGCGGAGGCGGACGCCTTCCACATGCGGATGCGCGGTCTGGTCGAGGCGATCAGGGAAGGCGTGTTCGGGCCGATCAAGCACCTGATCCACATCGGCATCGGCGGATCGGCGCTGGGTCCGGCGCTGGCCATCGACGCGCTGGCGCGGCCCACGGCGGATTTCCGCGCGCAGATCGACGTGCAGGTCGTCTCCAACATCGACGGCAATGCGCTGGAAGCCGCGTTTGAGGTGTGCGATCCGGCGACGACGATGATCGCGGTGGCATCGAAAACCTTTACCACGACAGAAACGATGACCAACGCCGCGTCCGCCATTCAGTGGCTGGAGGAATCGGGGGTGTCCGACCCTTATGGCCGCGTCGTCGCGCTGACCGCCAGCCCGGACAAGGCGGTGGAATGGGGCGTCGACGAAACCCGCGTCCTGCCGTTTTCCGAGAGCGTCGGCGGGCGTTATTCGCTGTGGTCGTCGATCGGCTTTCCGGTCGCGCTGGCGCTGGGCTGGGATGACTTTGCCGCGTTTCTGGAAGGCGCGCTGACCGTGGATCGGCATTTTGCCGATACCGACGGGGCGGAGAACCTGTGCCTGCGCGCTGCCTTTGCCGACCTGATGTACGTGCAACTACGCGGCTGCCAGACGCGCGCGGTGTTCGCCTATGACGAGCGACTGGGCCTGTTCCCCGATTACCTGCAACAGCTGGAGATGGAATCGAACGGCAAGTCGGTGCTGGCCGACGGATCGCCGCTATCGCGTCAGAGCGCGCCGATCACGTGGGGCGGGGTGGGCACCGATGCGCAGCACGCGGTGTTCCAGCTGCTGCATCAGGGCACGATAGAGGTGCCGGTCGATTTCCTGGCCGTGAAGCAGCCGGGGCACGATCTTGATCCCGAACACCATGCGATCCTGCTTACCAACTGTTTCGCGCAAGGCGCGGCGCTGATGGCGGGCAAGGCGGCGGAGCCAGGCGACCCCCTGGGCGGCGCGCGCGCCTATCCGGGCAACCGCCCCAGCGCGACCATCCTGTGCGAAGTGCTGACCCCCGCGACGCTGGGCGCGCTGATCGCGTTCCACGAACACCGCACGTTCTGCAGCGCGGTCCTGCTGGGCATCAACCCGTTCGACCAGTACGGCGTGGAACTGGGCAAACAGATCGCGAAAGAGATCGTCAGTAACGGCGGCAGCGGCTTCGATGCGAGCACCGAGGCGTTGCTGAAGGCGGCTGGGTTGAAGGGGTGA
- the lepB gene encoding signal peptidase I → MRWKLGRSGNEATFANDGSAPAKKKKKEDSFPVFLVKLAVVVFIFRSFVFSPFSIPSESMLPRLLIGDYLLAAKWSYGYSKYSLPFSLPIIPGRILENTPDRGDIAVFKAPPGNDVDYIKRVIGLPGDQIQMNSGQLFINGEAVPKRKIEDFVIPVTQNMIDASNADAGISPCKAPQFEDKAADGSDVCRYPRFVETLPEGKSYEVLDLAMTPQDSTQVFTVPAGHVFMMGDNRDNSEDSRFPAEVGGGVGMVPIENLVGRAQIMMWSTDGSSSWLLPWTWFTAARWDRLGRTF, encoded by the coding sequence ATGCGTTGGAAACTGGGCAGGTCTGGCAACGAAGCCACCTTCGCGAACGATGGTTCGGCACCTGCGAAAAAGAAGAAGAAGGAAGACAGTTTTCCCGTCTTTCTGGTCAAACTGGCGGTCGTCGTCTTCATCTTTCGCAGCTTCGTGTTCTCGCCCTTTTCGATCCCGTCGGAATCGATGCTGCCGCGCCTGTTGATCGGCGATTACCTGCTCGCGGCGAAGTGGTCCTACGGCTATTCCAAGTACTCGCTGCCGTTCAGCCTGCCGATCATTCCGGGCCGCATCCTGGAAAACACGCCGGATCGCGGCGACATCGCCGTGTTCAAGGCACCGCCGGGTAACGACGTCGATTACATCAAGCGAGTCATCGGCCTGCCGGGCGACCAGATCCAGATGAACAGCGGGCAGCTTTTCATCAACGGAGAGGCCGTGCCCAAGCGCAAGATCGAGGACTTCGTCATCCCCGTCACGCAGAACATGATCGACGCGTCGAACGCCGATGCCGGTATCTCTCCGTGCAAGGCCCCGCAGTTCGAAGACAAGGCCGCCGACGGCAGCGACGTGTGCCGCTATCCCCGCTTTGTAGAGACCCTGCCAGAGGGCAAGAGCTATGAAGTGCTGGACCTTGCGATGACGCCGCAGGATTCGACGCAGGTCTTCACCGTGCCCGCCGGACACGTCTTCATGATGGGCGACAACCGCGACAATTCGGAGGACAGCCGCTTCCCCGCCGAAGTGGGCGGCGGCGTCGGCATGGTGCCGATCGAAAACCTTGTCGGCCGCGCGCAGATCATGATGTGGTCGACCGACGGATCGTCTTCGTGGCTACTCCCGTGGACATGGTTCACCGCCGCGCGGTGGGACCGTCTCGGCCGTACATTCTGA
- the rnc gene encoding ribonuclease III — protein sequence MPLPQETLAWLTEQAGVAPRNHSIWKEALTHGSMGEDIDYQRLEFFGDRVLGLAIAEWLYEQNQEAEGKLSQRLNALVSRQSCAHVAREIGLPAHIRLGKQARADGGLESDNILGDIVESLIGACQREHGFEVARDMVRRWFADALEGRAGRSKHPKSALQEWAAGNRRKPPEYELIGRDGPDHAARFTVRVSVHKVGEATGEGDSKQEAETAAARAFLAQYG from the coding sequence ATGCCGCTGCCCCAAGAAACGCTGGCCTGGTTGACCGAACAGGCCGGGGTGGCACCGCGCAACCATTCGATATGGAAAGAGGCGCTGACCCACGGCAGCATGGGCGAGGATATCGATTACCAGCGGCTGGAGTTTTTCGGCGACCGCGTGCTGGGCCTTGCGATCGCGGAATGGCTTTACGAGCAGAATCAAGAGGCGGAGGGCAAGCTGTCGCAGCGCCTGAACGCACTTGTCAGCCGCCAGAGCTGCGCCCACGTGGCGCGCGAAATCGGCCTGCCTGCGCATATTCGCCTCGGCAAGCAGGCGCGGGCCGACGGTGGCCTGGAAAGCGACAACATCCTGGGCGACATTGTCGAGTCCCTGATCGGCGCGTGTCAGCGCGAGCATGGCTTCGAAGTCGCCCGCGACATGGTGCGCCGCTGGTTTGCCGATGCGCTGGAGGGGCGCGCGGGCCGGTCGAAACATCCCAAGTCCGCGTTGCAGGAATGGGCCGCGGGCAACCGGCGCAAACCGCCCGAATACGAATTGATCGGCCGTGACGGCCCCGACCACGCCGCCCGCTTCACCGTGCGGGTCAGCGTCCACAAAGTCGGCGAGGCAACTGGCGAAGGCGACTCCAAGCAAGAGGCGGAAACCGCGGCAGCCCGTGCGTTTCTGGCCCAATACGGCTGA